A region from the Mercenaria mercenaria strain notata chromosome 7, MADL_Memer_1, whole genome shotgun sequence genome encodes:
- the LOC123555215 gene encoding adhesive plaque matrix protein-like, translated as MTSKPSLLNKITSAPSHPHSATRGPVNPITMTKRAKSPHLITRAPSHPHSATRGPIKPITMTKRGKSPHLITRAPSHPHSATRGPINPITMTKRAKSPHLTTRAPSHHHSATRGPINPITMTKRAKSPHLITRAPPSHYHSATRGPNITRAPSHPKSDTRGPIKPITMTKRAKSPHLITRAPSQPHSATRGPIKPITMTKRGKSPHLITRAPSQPHSATRGPIKPITMTKRGKSPHLITRAPSHPQSAKEGQSTPSQ; from the coding sequence ATGACAAGCAAGCCAAGTCTGCTCAACAAAATAACCAGTGCACCAAGTCACCCTCACTCAGCCACAAGAGGGCCAGTCAACCCCATCACAATGACAAAGAGGGCCAAGTCACCCCACTTAATAACCAGAGCACCAAGTCACCCTCACTCAGCCACAAGAGGGCCAATCAAACCCATCACAATGACAAAAAGGGGCAAGTCACCCCACTTAATAACCAGAGCACCAAGTCACCCTCACTCAGCCACAAGAGGGCCAATCAACCCCATCACAATGACAAAGAGGGCCAAGTCACCCCACTTAACAACCAGAGCACCAAGTCACCATCACTcagcaacaagagggccaatcAACCCCATCACAATGACAAAGAGGGCCAAGTCACCACACTTAATAACCAGAGCACCACCAAGTCACTATCACTCAGCCACAAGAGGGCCTAATATAACCAGAGCACCAAGTCACCCTAAATCAGACACAAGAGGGCCAATCAAACCCATCACAATGACAAAAAGGGCCAAGTCACCCCACTTAATAACCAGAGCACCAAGTCAACCTCACTCAGCCACAAGAGGGCCAATCAAACCCATCACAATGACAAAAAGGGGCAAGTCACCCCACTTAATAACCAGAGCACCAAGTCAACCTCACTCAGCCACAAGAGGGCCAATCAAACCCATCACAATGACAAAAAGGGGCAAGTCACCCCACTTAATAACCAGAGCACCAAGTCACCCTCAATCAGCCAAAGAGGGCCAATCAACCCCATCACAATGA